The Syntrophaceae bacterium genome contains a region encoding:
- a CDS encoding MFS transporter, which produces MKFRFLMLIWLFIVVLVSFFDRVNLAVAAPMIMAEFGITPTQLGIVMAGFTIGYTILSFPAGFIVQRFSSRALLTCIIVLWSVMTGLTGIAWSFASLLVIRILFGMCEGPMFSANANLVNLWMPPRERGIAQAMWLAAIPVGVLLGNVASAAVISTYGWRSVFLVFAVLGLVVAVLSWKIVRDRPEDHPKVSPAELRSIKDAQRLHDGNNIDDEAGSTMKELMMNPWVWVLNILYFAAAMYLWGNLNWLPTYFSIARGSNLMSSGLYAAIPMISATAGLFVMGWLSDRFGKDRSLWLALTLFMAVPFTIYGVIASSLSNCLWGFSLATFFCFGSYGIIYTLPMEIFNRGDAPKVTGIMLAWSSLAGIIAPILVGFILQHTRSFDYAYYIFAGLVFIAGCLSLVLLTRERSLRILKTVKVV; this is translated from the coding sequence ATGAAATTCCGTTTCCTGATGCTCATATGGTTGTTTATCGTCGTACTCGTTTCATTTTTCGATCGAGTGAATCTCGCAGTGGCAGCGCCCATGATTATGGCTGAGTTTGGCATCACACCGACACAACTCGGAATCGTGATGGCAGGATTCACCATTGGCTATACGATACTCAGTTTTCCGGCCGGCTTCATAGTACAGCGGTTCTCTTCCCGTGCATTGTTAACATGCATAATTGTTCTGTGGTCCGTTATGACCGGCCTGACCGGCATCGCCTGGTCATTTGCGAGCCTGCTTGTCATTCGTATCTTGTTCGGCATGTGTGAAGGACCCATGTTTTCTGCCAATGCTAATCTCGTCAATCTATGGATGCCCCCCAGGGAGAGGGGGATTGCACAGGCCATGTGGCTGGCGGCTATTCCCGTTGGTGTTTTGCTGGGAAACGTGGCTAGCGCGGCTGTTATCAGCACCTATGGCTGGCGGAGCGTATTTCTCGTATTTGCGGTTCTTGGCTTGGTCGTCGCTGTGCTTTCCTGGAAGATTGTACGGGACCGACCGGAAGATCACCCCAAAGTCTCACCGGCAGAGCTGAGAAGCATCAAAGATGCCCAACGGTTACACGATGGCAACAACATAGATGATGAAGCCGGTTCTACCATGAAAGAACTTATGATGAATCCATGGGTGTGGGTTCTGAACATCCTATACTTCGCAGCAGCCATGTATTTGTGGGGAAATCTCAATTGGCTTCCCACGTATTTCAGCATAGCCCGCGGTTCCAATCTCATGTCATCCGGTCTATATGCTGCAATTCCAATGATTAGTGCCACTGCAGGACTCTTCGTTATGGGATGGTTGTCAGATCGTTTCGGTAAGGACCGAAGTCTTTGGCTCGCACTCACTCTGTTTATGGCCGTTCCTTTCACTATTTATGGGGTTATCGCATCTTCCTTAAGTAACTGCTTGTGGGGTTTTTCTCTTGCAACCTTCTTCTGCTTTGGATCCTACGGCATCATTTATACGCTTCCCATGGAAATCTTCAATCGTGGCGACGCACCAAAAGTAACGGGCATCATGTTGGCATGGAGTTCACTGGCCGGGATAATTGCCCCGATCTTGGTCGGCTTCATCCTGCAGCATACCCGGTCCTTTGATTATGCTTATTATATTTTTGCAGGATTAGTTTTTATAGCAGGCTGCCTGTCATTGGTCTTATTGACCCGGGAGCGATCACTAAGGATCTTGAAGACAGTTAAAGTTGTATAA